In Kiloniellales bacterium, a genomic segment contains:
- a CDS encoding LysR family transcriptional regulator, whose product MPAPAPFSNWDDLRFFLETAKAGSISKAAKWLNTTQATISRRILNLEERLETRLFDRLPSGVVLTPEGEAILETVRHIEDAVLKIHRRVLGSDRRLAGPVRISAPDGLTTFLLAPSLGRLHEAYPSISVEFQCSTQPCDILASESDLCIQCRRPESPELIAIKLGIVHGVLWASPGYLERFGVPATAQDLLHHRLLDNAHYQYLDEEFSAWSSLLRAAKGRRFWTNSSPSLLAAAQGGVGIAILPTYICEFVDDILPLNLDVRARIGVWLVYHPNVKGAARVRAVIDWIRDVFDQEDWPWFRDEFHPPRMLGTATPARRGRPVHPLRRSAAKSEPWTVRDGGLSETG is encoded by the coding sequence ATGCCCGCGCCCGCCCCATTCTCGAATTGGGACGATCTGCGCTTCTTCCTGGAGACGGCGAAGGCCGGCAGCATCTCCAAGGCTGCGAAATGGCTCAATACCACGCAGGCGACGATCAGCCGAAGGATCCTGAACCTCGAGGAGCGTCTCGAGACCCGGCTCTTCGACCGCCTGCCGAGCGGCGTCGTCCTGACCCCCGAAGGCGAGGCGATCCTGGAAACGGTCCGGCACATCGAGGACGCGGTCCTCAAGATCCACCGGCGTGTCCTCGGCTCCGACCGGCGCCTGGCCGGTCCGGTGCGGATCTCCGCCCCGGACGGCCTCACAACCTTCCTGCTCGCACCGAGCCTCGGCCGCCTGCACGAGGCCTATCCGTCGATCTCGGTCGAGTTTCAATGCTCGACCCAGCCTTGCGACATCCTCGCCTCGGAGAGCGATCTTTGCATTCAGTGTCGCAGGCCCGAGTCGCCGGAGCTCATCGCGATCAAGCTCGGCATCGTGCACGGGGTCCTCTGGGCCTCTCCGGGCTATCTCGAGCGCTTCGGGGTCCCCGCCACGGCGCAGGACCTGCTCCACCACCGTCTGCTCGACAACGCGCACTACCAGTACCTGGACGAGGAGTTCAGCGCCTGGTCCAGCCTCCTGCGCGCCGCCAAGGGCCGCCGGTTCTGGACCAACTCGAGCCCCTCCCTCCTGGCCGCGGCCCAGGGCGGTGTGGGTATTGCGATCCTGCCGACCTACATTTGCGAGTTCGTCGACGACATCCTGCCTTTGAACCTGGACGTCCGGGCCCGCATCGGTGTCTGGCTGGTCTACCATCCCAACGTCAAGGGCGCGGCGCGGGTGCGCGCCGTGATCGATTGGATCAGAGACGTCTTCGATCAGGAGGACTGGCCCTGGTTTCGCGACGAGTTCCACCCGCCGAGGATGCTGGGCACGGCGACGCCCGCGCGCCGGGGCCGACCGGTTCACCCTTTGAGGCGCTCGGCTGCGAAATCCGAGCCCTGGACCGTCCGGGACGGCGGTCTCTCCGAGACCGGATGA
- a CDS encoding MerR family transcriptional regulator, with amino-acid sequence MPAINPGGKSAAAFRTISEVSGELEVPQHVLRFWETKFSQVRPLKRGGGRRYYRPEDIVLLRRIRDLLYRDGYTIKGVQRLLRDGLGKPTAKGEGEASDAERRTAMAAAAAGEARANGHSAGAGLSGEAREELSNILDELLEARASLKKARGD; translated from the coding sequence ATGCCTGCGATCAACCCGGGCGGCAAATCGGCGGCCGCCTTTAGGACGATCAGCGAAGTGTCCGGCGAGCTGGAGGTGCCGCAGCACGTCCTGCGCTTCTGGGAGACCAAGTTCAGCCAGGTCAGGCCGCTGAAGCGCGGTGGCGGTCGCCGCTACTACCGGCCCGAGGACATCGTCCTTCTGCGCCGGATTCGCGACCTTCTCTATCGCGACGGCTACACCATCAAGGGCGTGCAGCGGCTGCTGCGCGACGGCCTCGGCAAGCCGACGGCGAAGGGCGAGGGCGAGGCCAGCGATGCCGAGCGGCGCACCGCGATGGCCGCTGCGGCCGCCGGCGAAGCGCGCGCCAACGGCCATTCCGCCGGCGCCGGGCTGAGCGGCGAGGCCCGGGAGGAGCTGAGCAACATCCTGGACGAGCTGCTCGAAGCCCGGGCGAGCCTGAAGAAGGCGCGCGGCGACTGA
- a CDS encoding integration host factor subunit alpha: protein MAGETITRAHLSEAVYQEVGLSRNESAELVESVLNEISDALVRGEVVKLSSFGSFSVRQKGQRIGRNPKTGEEVPILPRKVLVFRASHVLKNRINGAVTPTG from the coding sequence ATGGCCGGTGAAACGATTACCCGTGCCCATTTGAGTGAGGCCGTTTATCAGGAAGTGGGTTTGTCGCGGAACGAATCGGCCGAATTGGTCGAATCCGTCCTGAACGAGATCTCGGACGCGCTGGTACGCGGCGAGGTGGTCAAGCTGTCGTCCTTCGGCAGCTTTTCGGTCCGGCAGAAGGGCCAGCGGATCGGCCGCAATCCGAAGACGGGGGAGGAGGTGCCCATCTTGCCGCGCAAGGTGCTGGTTTTCCGGGCCTCCCACGTCTTGAAGAACCGGATTAACGGGGCGGTGACGCCCACCGGCTGA